In Chromatiaceae bacterium, a single genomic region encodes these proteins:
- a CDS encoding monovalent cation/H+ antiporter subunit D family protein, producing MTLIDHLPVLAVVLPLLGAPLCVLIDRPGPAWLVALVSTWLGFIAAVALLVQVVDGGPVSYHLSGWAPPWGIEYHVDLLGAYVLLVVTAIAALVMTFARESVQSEIAERLIARFYATLLLVVAGLAGITVTGDAFNLFVFLEISSLASYAAISMGRDRRALSAAFQYLVMGTIGATFILIGIGLLYMMTGTLNMLDLAERLPSVTDTRTVRAGFAFLTVGLGLKLALFPLHLWLPNAYAHAPSTVSALLAGTATKVAVYALLRFMLEVFGAEFALQRMPFDDILMVLGMIGIFSASLVAVYQDDIRRMFAYSSVAQIGYMVLGIGLTSTLGVSAAILHLFNHALMKGALFLALGAIVYRIGRVTLGDFAGLGRRMPWTMAAVVLGGFSLIGIPPSVGFVSKWYLVLATMEQGLWPVALLILAGTLLALVYVWKLIEAAYFGEPAAEAPPVREAPLSMLLPIWFLVATNFYFGIFTEVSAGVATRAATALLGGGG from the coding sequence TTGACCCTCATAGACCACCTGCCGGTGCTCGCGGTGGTCCTGCCGCTGCTGGGCGCGCCATTGTGCGTCCTGATCGACCGCCCCGGGCCGGCATGGCTTGTCGCACTCGTCTCCACCTGGCTCGGGTTCATCGCCGCCGTGGCGCTGTTGGTCCAGGTGGTCGATGGAGGTCCCGTCAGCTACCACCTGAGTGGCTGGGCACCCCCTTGGGGGATCGAATATCACGTCGATCTGCTCGGCGCCTATGTCCTGTTGGTCGTGACGGCGATCGCCGCGCTGGTCATGACCTTCGCGCGCGAGAGTGTGCAGTCGGAGATCGCAGAGCGACTCATCGCACGGTTCTACGCGACACTGCTGCTGGTGGTCGCGGGACTGGCGGGCATCACGGTCACCGGCGACGCCTTCAACCTGTTCGTGTTTCTCGAGATCTCGTCGCTCGCTTCGTACGCGGCCATCAGCATGGGGCGCGACCGCCGCGCCCTGAGCGCCGCATTCCAGTATCTGGTGATGGGTACCATCGGTGCGACCTTCATCCTGATCGGTATCGGCCTGCTGTACATGATGACCGGCACCCTGAACATGCTGGATCTTGCCGAACGACTGCCATCGGTGACCGATACGCGCACCGTACGTGCGGGCTTCGCTTTTCTCACCGTCGGTCTGGGGCTGAAGTTGGCGTTGTTTCCTTTGCACCTGTGGCTGCCGAATGCCTATGCCCATGCACCCTCGACGGTCAGCGCATTGCTCGCAGGCACCGCAACGAAGGTCGCGGTCTATGCGTTGTTGCGCTTCATGCTGGAGGTGTTCGGCGCCGAATTCGCCCTGCAGCGCATGCCGTTCGACGACATCCTGATGGTGCTCGGGATGATCGGGATATTCTCGGCATCGCTGGTCGCGGTCTACCAGGACGACATCCGGCGCATGTTCGCGTATTCCAGCGTCGCGCAGATCGGCTACATGGTGCTGGGCATCGGCCTCACATCGACGCTCGGCGTGAGCGCCGCGATCCTGCACCTGTTCAACCATGCCCTGATGAAAGGCGCATTGTTCCTCGCCCTGGGCGCGATCGTGTATCGCATCGGCCGCGTCACCTTGGGCGATTTCGCCGGCCTCGGCCGCCGCATGCCGTGGACCATGGCGGCTGTCGTGCTCGGCGGCTTCAGTCTGATCGGCATCCCGCCAAGCGTCGGTTTCGTCAGCAAATGGTATCTGGTGCTGGCGACGATGGAGCAGGGACTGTGGCCCGTGGCCCTCCTGATCCTCGCCGGCACTCTGCTCGCGCTGGTGTATGTCTGGAAACTGATCGAAGCGGCCTACTTCGGCGAACCGGCCGCCGAGGCGCCGCCGGTCCGCGAGGCGCCGTTGTCGATGCTGTTGCCGATCTGGTTCCTGGTCGCGACCAAC